A DNA window from Bacillus andreraoultii contains the following coding sequences:
- a CDS encoding helix-turn-helix transcriptional regulator, producing MKNKIKAIRNKLGITQEQLAKKCGVVRQTINCIENDKYDPTLELAFKLSKTLKVKVDELFIYE from the coding sequence TTGAAAAATAAAATTAAAGCAATACGGAACAAATTGGGGATAACACAAGAGCAACTTGCTAAGAAGTGTGGAGTTGTTAGACAAACAATAAATTGTATAGAGAATGATAAATATGATCCCACACTGGAACTGGCTTTCAAATTATCAAAAACGTTAAAAGTAAAGGTAGATGAATTGTTTATTTATGAATAA
- the def gene encoding peptide deformylase, which yields MNKFHSNYIITMKDIVREGNDILHRPTLEVMVPPPEEDKETLTSMMNFLKNSQDPILSKKYKLRGGVGLSANQIGLNKRMFVAYFTDEMGKEHEYTLINPKIISHSVSMIYLPPSEGCLSVDRDINGFVPRYERIKVKGFNLEGEEIILKLNGYSSIVIQHEIDHLNGIMFYERINKENPFKLPENCKSLY from the coding sequence ATGAATAAATTTCATTCAAATTATATAATAACAATGAAAGATATTGTAAGGGAAGGTAATGATATCTTACATCGACCAACACTGGAAGTGATGGTACCTCCCCCTGAGGAAGATAAGGAAACATTAACTAGTATGATGAATTTCTTAAAAAATAGTCAAGACCCCATTCTATCCAAAAAATATAAATTACGTGGAGGAGTTGGATTATCCGCGAATCAGATTGGCTTGAATAAGCGAATGTTTGTAGCGTATTTCACTGACGAGATGGGGAAAGAACATGAATATACCCTTATTAATCCAAAAATTATTAGCCATTCCGTTTCTATGATTTACTTACCACCAAGTGAAGGGTGCCTATCTGTTGATCGAGATATAAATGGGTTCGTACCAAGATATGAGAGAATTAAAGTGAAAGGGTTTAATTTAGAAGGAGAAGAAATAATATTAAAACTCAATGGCTATTCCTCTATTGTTATTCAACATGAAATAGATCACCTAAATGGAATTATGTTTTATGAGCGTATCAATAAAGAAAATCCTTTCAAACTACCAGAAAACTGTAAAAGTTTATACTGA
- a CDS encoding DUF1492 domain-containing protein, with amino-acid sequence MMTAKEFLKQAYRLNELINSDLEELQNLRNLSRSISSPILEEKVSRTKSTDPPFEKYVIRIIDLEQQIQQEVERLVKLKSDIREAINQMENVDEKLLLRYRYINFLNWEEICVNLNVSMRTVHRLHSSALQHLKVPK; translated from the coding sequence ATGATGACAGCTAAGGAATTCTTAAAGCAGGCTTATCGCCTGAATGAATTGATTAATTCCGACCTTGAAGAGTTGCAAAACTTAAGAAATCTATCAAGAAGTATTTCATCCCCCATTCTTGAGGAAAAAGTCAGTCGAACCAAGAGTACTGACCCACCCTTTGAAAAATATGTGATTAGAATAATAGATTTGGAGCAACAAATACAGCAAGAAGTTGAACGATTAGTAAAGCTGAAATCAGATATCCGTGAAGCGATTAACCAGATGGAAAACGTGGATGAGAAGCTACTTCTTCGCTACCGATACATTAACTTTCTTAACTGGGAAGAAATCTGTGTCAACCTTAATGTTTCTATGAGAACCGTACACAGACTCCACTCATCCGCTTTGCAACATTTAAAGGTTCCAAAATAA
- a CDS encoding DEAD/DEAH box helicase encodes MKYNPHKYQTYATNFILEHPIAAVFLEMGLGKSVITLTAIFDLCLDRFEIGKVLVIAPLRVARDTWPAEINKWEHLKGLEFSVAIGTEQERLAALRKPASVYLINRENVDWLVNKSGIPFNFDMMVIDELSSFKSYGAKRFKSLLKVRPRAKRIVGLTGTPSSNGLMDLWAEFRILDMGKRLGRYITHYRNSFFTPDKRNQQIVFSYKPLPGAEDAIYRLISDITISMKSVDFLKMPECMINEVPVYLNDKEQSVYDHFREEMVLEFADKEIDAMNAAVLSGKLLQMANGAIYDDDKNPHIIHDRKLDAIEDLIEGANGKPVLIAYWYNHDLKRFKAKYNVKEIKTSKDIMDWNNGDISVAVIHPASAGHGLNLQSGGSTLIWFGLTWSLELYQQTNARLWRQGQNETVVIHHIITKGTIDEDVMRALKQKEKTQSDLINAVKANLGKAREVV; translated from the coding sequence GTGAAATACAATCCTCATAAATATCAGACCTATGCAACGAACTTCATTCTAGAGCATCCCATTGCTGCGGTGTTTTTAGAAATGGGTCTTGGCAAAAGCGTCATTACTCTAACTGCTATATTCGACCTGTGTCTTGATCGTTTTGAAATTGGAAAGGTTCTGGTCATTGCCCCACTTCGAGTAGCTAGGGATACTTGGCCAGCTGAGATAAATAAGTGGGAGCATTTAAAAGGGCTAGAGTTTTCGGTAGCCATCGGCACAGAACAGGAGCGATTGGCGGCTCTTAGGAAACCTGCAAGTGTCTATCTTATAAACAGAGAAAATGTTGATTGGTTGGTAAACAAAAGTGGTATCCCTTTTAATTTCGATATGATGGTCATTGATGAACTATCATCCTTTAAGTCCTATGGTGCAAAAAGATTTAAAAGTTTACTAAAAGTAAGGCCGAGGGCAAAACGAATTGTGGGTCTTACGGGTACACCTTCCAGTAATGGGTTAATGGATTTGTGGGCAGAGTTTCGTATCCTTGACATGGGTAAAAGACTCGGCAGGTACATCACTCACTACCGCAATTCCTTCTTTACACCGGATAAACGTAATCAGCAGATTGTATTTTCATATAAACCATTGCCAGGTGCTGAAGATGCCATATATCGGCTCATTTCGGATATCACCATTTCCATGAAATCAGTGGATTTTCTGAAAATGCCAGAATGCATGATCAATGAAGTGCCTGTGTATCTAAATGACAAAGAACAATCAGTATATGATCACTTTCGTGAAGAGATGGTTCTTGAATTTGCTGATAAGGAGATTGATGCCATGAACGCAGCCGTCCTTTCAGGGAAACTCCTGCAAATGGCAAATGGTGCAATCTACGATGATGATAAAAATCCTCATATTATTCACGACCGCAAGCTAGATGCTATTGAGGATCTAATTGAAGGTGCAAACGGCAAACCTGTGCTTATTGCCTATTGGTATAATCACGATTTAAAGCGTTTTAAAGCAAAATACAATGTCAAAGAAATTAAAACTTCCAAAGACATCATGGATTGGAATAATGGTGATATTTCTGTGGCAGTTATCCATCCAGCATCGGCTGGACACGGTTTGAATTTACAAAGTGGAGGTTCAACGCTTATCTGGTTTGGACTTACTTGGAGTCTGGAACTCTATCAGCAAACCAATGCGAGACTTTGGAGACAAGGACAAAATGAGACCGTGGTAATCCACCACATTATTACTAAAGGCACGATTGATGAAGATGTGATGAGAGCCTTGAAACAAAAGGAAAAGACACAATCCGATCTTATCAATGCAGTCAAAGCAAATCTTGGGAAAGCGAGGGAAGTTGTATGA
- a CDS encoding VRR-NUC domain-containing protein — protein sequence MAFVELKAPGKKPRLLQIRRIKQLQKLGFACYVIDDVKQIGGILGEIQSS from the coding sequence ATGGCATTTGTGGAATTAAAGGCTCCCGGGAAGAAACCTCGACTGTTACAGATTAGAAGAATAAAGCAATTACAGAAGTTAGGCTTTGCCTGCTATGTCATTGATGATGTTAAGCAGATTGGAGGGATACTCGGTGAAATACAATCCTCATAA
- a CDS encoding virulence-associated E family protein, translating to MKIAVGNSRMDRKWKNKDISWEDFCSRVKTTQRTTETVEEYRKLKKGQQDDIKDVGGFVGGHLKEGRRKKGNVLCRSLLTLDMDYGRPDIWEQISMLFDFKCCVYSTHKHTPENPRLRLIVPLAREISEEEYAAVGRMVAKEIGIDLFDDTTYEAHRLMYWPSTSSNGEFVYEEQDGALLDPNIYLSKYENWHDTSTWPVSSRQSEVINRSLKEQADPLLKEGVVGTFCRAYSVHEAIEKFLGSVYAPSAMEGRYDYIPADSSAGVIIYDDKFAYSHHATDPASGLLLNAFDLVRIHKFGSLDDRASTTTAPGRMPSFVAMCEFSIKDEAVKAEFAKERQAQAEEEFSAEDWQTGLELDKQGRIKDTLDNIVLIIRHDEDLQHIAFNCHRDGIDAKGGLPWDQIKAGWNDSDNALLKVYLSSKYGVYSPTKTKDAVVAVASERAYHPVKEYLDSLPKWDGISRVENLLIDYFGATDNSYTKAIIRKTMVAAVARIYRPGTKFDSVLILNGPQGIGKSTFFAKLAGDWFSDSLTITDMKDKSGAEKLQGYWLLELGELAGMRKTDVEIVKSFISRADDKYRASYGVNVESHPRQCVIVGSTNAESGFLRDITGNRRFWPVRISGNGKKKAWQMTKEEVQQIWAEALELYEKGEKLYLEGDDISMATSEQADAMETDEREGLVRTYLDTLLPDDWDTMSLYERRNFLGGSEFGGGTRVGTVKRTLVCNMEIWCECFGKEASMLKPSDSYAIGAIMRKISEWNKYTGNKNGVVTFPVYGKQRAYSRVEEQR from the coding sequence ATGAAAATTGCAGTGGGCAATAGCCGGATGGATAGGAAATGGAAAAACAAAGATATCTCCTGGGAGGATTTTTGCTCCCGTGTAAAGACAACCCAACGTACTACAGAAACGGTAGAAGAATATCGGAAACTTAAAAAAGGCCAGCAAGATGATATCAAGGATGTGGGCGGCTTTGTCGGAGGACATTTAAAAGAAGGAAGGCGAAAGAAGGGCAATGTTCTGTGTCGTTCTTTGCTTACCCTCGATATGGATTACGGTAGACCCGATATCTGGGAACAAATCAGTATGCTTTTCGATTTCAAATGTTGTGTTTACTCCACCCATAAGCACACACCGGAAAATCCGAGACTCAGACTTATCGTTCCTCTTGCTCGTGAGATCAGTGAAGAAGAATATGCAGCCGTTGGACGTATGGTGGCAAAAGAAATCGGTATTGACCTTTTCGATGATACGACATATGAAGCACATCGCCTTATGTATTGGCCATCCACTTCCTCTAATGGTGAATTTGTCTATGAAGAGCAGGATGGAGCATTACTTGACCCGAATATTTATCTTTCAAAATATGAAAACTGGCACGATACATCAACTTGGCCCGTATCAAGTAGGCAGTCTGAGGTTATTAATCGTAGTCTTAAAGAACAAGCCGATCCGCTTTTAAAAGAAGGTGTGGTAGGAACTTTCTGTCGTGCTTACTCCGTTCATGAAGCAATTGAGAAATTCTTAGGTTCCGTTTATGCACCATCTGCTATGGAAGGGCGCTATGACTATATTCCAGCTGACAGTAGTGCGGGTGTGATTATCTATGATGATAAATTTGCATACAGCCACCATGCCACCGACCCAGCAAGCGGCCTGCTCCTTAATGCTTTTGACCTTGTTCGTATTCATAAATTCGGCTCTTTAGATGATAGAGCTTCCACGACTACGGCTCCTGGTAGGATGCCGTCTTTTGTGGCAATGTGCGAGTTTTCTATAAAAGATGAAGCGGTAAAAGCTGAGTTCGCAAAGGAAAGGCAGGCTCAGGCTGAAGAGGAGTTTAGTGCTGAGGATTGGCAGACAGGTTTGGAACTAGATAAGCAAGGTCGGATAAAAGACACACTGGATAACATCGTTCTGATTATTCGGCATGATGAAGATTTACAGCATATAGCTTTTAACTGCCACCGTGATGGTATTGATGCCAAAGGTGGTCTGCCTTGGGACCAGATTAAGGCGGGTTGGAATGATTCGGATAACGCACTTCTTAAGGTGTACTTAAGCAGCAAATACGGGGTCTATTCTCCTACCAAGACCAAGGATGCTGTGGTAGCGGTAGCATCAGAACGAGCCTACCATCCTGTTAAGGAGTACCTAGACTCCCTGCCAAAATGGGATGGTATTAGCCGAGTAGAAAATCTACTCATTGATTATTTCGGTGCAACAGATAATTCCTACACAAAGGCAATTATTCGTAAAACGATGGTTGCAGCGGTAGCCCGCATTTATAGGCCCGGTACAAAGTTTGATAGTGTTCTAATCTTAAACGGGCCTCAAGGTATCGGTAAGTCAACCTTCTTTGCCAAACTTGCTGGAGACTGGTTTTCAGATAGTTTGACTATTACAGATATGAAGGATAAATCCGGGGCTGAGAAACTTCAGGGATATTGGTTATTGGAATTGGGTGAGCTTGCTGGAATGCGTAAGACGGATGTGGAAATTGTGAAATCTTTTATTTCAAGGGCGGATGATAAGTACCGTGCCAGTTATGGGGTCAACGTCGAAAGCCATCCCCGTCAGTGTGTAATTGTAGGTTCAACGAATGCAGAAAGTGGATTTCTTCGGGATATTACAGGCAACCGCAGATTCTGGCCAGTCCGTATTAGCGGTAACGGTAAAAAGAAAGCTTGGCAGATGACCAAAGAGGAAGTGCAGCAGATTTGGGCAGAGGCACTAGAGCTATATGAGAAGGGCGAAAAACTCTACCTTGAAGGTGATGATATATCCATGGCAACTAGTGAACAGGCAGATGCCATGGAAACAGATGAACGAGAAGGACTGGTTCGTACTTACTTGGATACGCTCTTGCCGGATGATTGGGACACGATGTCTCTGTACGAGCGTAGAAATTTCCTTGGCGGTAGTGAATTTGGCGGCGGCACCCGTGTTGGAACAGTAAAAAGAACCCTTGTCTGTAATATGGAAATTTGGTGTGAGTGTTTCGGTAAAGAGGCCTCAATGCTAAAGCCTTCAGATTCTTATGCTATCGGTGCCATTATGAGAAAGATCAGTGAGTGGAACAAGTACACCGGGAACAAGAATGGTGTTGTAACGTTTCCTGTCTACGGAAAGCAACGAGCTTATTCCCGAGTCGAGGAACAACGCTAA
- a CDS encoding DUF7768 domain-containing protein, whose amino-acid sequence MGINKFNHEGYHDPTPHEALTNIMKKEKAEKKSAFKPLVYICSPYSGDVEGNIKKARSFCRFALDQNCIPIAPHLMFPQFMDDENPEERERAIFMDIVLMGKCSEVWVLGNTISSGMARKIEVAKKRRQTVRYFNPEHEEVESL is encoded by the coding sequence ATGGGAATCAACAAATTCAATCATGAAGGATACCATGATCCAACTCCCCATGAAGCACTGACCAACATAATGAAAAAGGAAAAGGCAGAGAAAAAATCTGCCTTTAAGCCGCTTGTATATATCTGTTCTCCCTATTCCGGTGATGTAGAAGGAAACATTAAAAAGGCTCGCAGTTTTTGCAGGTTTGCCTTAGACCAAAACTGTATCCCAATTGCTCCCCACCTTATGTTTCCGCAGTTTATGGATGATGAAAACCCAGAGGAACGAGAACGTGCCATATTTATGGACATTGTGCTTATGGGTAAATGCTCCGAGGTGTGGGTGCTGGGCAATACCATCTCAAGCGGTATGGCGAGGAAAATTGAAGTAGCCAAGAAACGCAGACAAACGGTCAGGTATTTTAATCCGGAGCATGAGGAGGTTGAAAGCTTATGA
- a CDS encoding phage antirepressor KilAC domain-containing protein, protein MDELVKINYENQRPTVLGRDLHEALEVKTAYKDWFPRMCEYGFEEGSDFSSILSESTGGRPSIDHQLTIDMAKELCMIQRTPKGKECRGYFLEIERRWNSPEAIMARALQIANQQLTQVRKQNKVLEGTIAVQNQQIAEMKPKVSYYDVVLNCKDLISTSAIAKDYGKSAIWMNRYLNKKGVQFKQGGIWLLYQKYAEKGYTSTKTHSYLGSNGQQHTKVHTYWTQKGRLFIYELMKADGILPQIEMEGV, encoded by the coding sequence ATGGACGAATTAGTAAAAATCAATTATGAAAATCAACGACCAACCGTACTCGGTCGTGATTTACATGAAGCCTTGGAAGTAAAGACCGCTTATAAAGATTGGTTTCCAAGAATGTGTGAGTACGGATTTGAGGAAGGATCAGACTTTAGCTCAATTTTGAGCGAAAGTACTGGAGGCAGACCAAGCATTGACCATCAGTTAACAATTGACATGGCAAAAGAGCTATGCATGATACAGCGTACTCCAAAAGGGAAAGAGTGCCGCGGGTACTTTCTTGAAATAGAAAGAAGATGGAATTCCCCAGAAGCAATCATGGCAAGGGCACTTCAGATTGCTAATCAACAGCTAACTCAAGTAAGGAAACAAAATAAAGTGCTTGAAGGTACGATTGCCGTTCAGAATCAGCAAATTGCAGAAATGAAACCGAAAGTCTCCTATTACGATGTAGTTTTAAATTGCAAAGACCTCATTTCCACCTCAGCAATTGCCAAAGATTACGGCAAGTCAGCTATTTGGATGAATCGCTATCTTAATAAAAAGGGTGTCCAGTTTAAACAAGGCGGCATCTGGCTTTTATATCAGAAGTATGCGGAAAAAGGCTACACCAGCACCAAGACACATAGCTATCTTGGCAGTAACGGCCAGCAACATACAAAGGTCCATACATACTGGACTCAAAAAGGCAGACTCTTCATTTACGAACTGATGAAGGCAGACGGTATTTTGCCACAGATAGAAATGGAGGGTGTGTAA
- a CDS encoding GAP family protein → MIETIEALMPSSSLDISSALMIISLCALIDILSPGVLTVTAYLLLTQPNQLSSRLFVFLFITQLGYFITGLLLYFGGNSLLKRIEQLSQFDFINWFYILLGAVLVLISFSKPKETTKKRLISFIPKNTTIKGMIILGIIVFLIEFVTALPYFYSIFLMNHQTIETTPAILIIIGYNLVMVLPSLLLLGVNIIFKERLQQFLIKIRSKLNEAPISSLLVATGVIGAVFFNIGLRGILN, encoded by the coding sequence TTGATCGAAACTATTGAAGCATTGATGCCTTCTTCATCATTAGACATTTCTTCAGCATTAATGATTATTTCTTTGTGTGCTTTAATTGATATTTTAAGTCCCGGTGTACTGACTGTAACAGCCTATTTATTACTGACACAACCGAATCAGTTATCTTCTCGTTTATTTGTGTTTTTATTCATCACGCAGTTAGGCTATTTCATCACGGGCTTATTACTCTACTTTGGTGGAAATTCATTATTGAAGAGAATAGAACAATTGTCTCAGTTTGACTTTATCAATTGGTTTTATATCCTACTTGGAGCAGTTCTTGTTCTAATAAGCTTCAGTAAACCAAAAGAGACTACAAAAAAACGTTTAATTTCATTTATCCCCAAAAATACAACAATTAAAGGGATGATTATACTAGGAATCATTGTTTTCCTAATTGAATTTGTAACGGCATTGCCTTACTTTTATTCAATCTTTTTAATGAATCATCAAACAATTGAGACTACACCTGCTATCTTAATAATAATTGGATACAATCTAGTAATGGTGCTTCCTTCTCTATTACTGTTAGGGGTTAATATTATATTTAAAGAAAGATTGCAACAATTTCTTATTAAAATCAGGTCAAAATTAAATGAAGCTCCAATCTCTTCACTCTTGGTAGCGACAGGAGTCATAGGTGCAGTTTTTTTTAATATCGGTCTTAGAGGCATTTTAAATTAG
- a CDS encoding TetR/AcrR family transcriptional regulator: protein MPKIVDHDEKRKQIAEAAWNIIRKEGVEKASIRRVAAEAGMSSGALRHYFSTQDEMLLFIMNYYLEEGKKRSQNKEWSENPVQAVEEVLLELVPIDEEKKIETSVWWILALRSLTSDTIKDKKDEMTDGTYELANSMIEILALKGVLSDSMNAELEKSRLTALIEGLSIHALLRPDVYSPEKVKEVIRYHLETLCNKIN, encoded by the coding sequence ATGCCAAAAATTGTTGATCATGATGAAAAGCGCAAACAAATTGCTGAGGCTGCATGGAATATTATTAGGAAAGAAGGGGTTGAGAAAGCGTCTATACGAAGAGTTGCAGCTGAGGCAGGGATGTCTTCTGGTGCGTTAAGACATTATTTTTCAACTCAAGATGAAATGTTATTATTTATTATGAATTACTACTTAGAAGAAGGGAAAAAACGTTCTCAAAATAAAGAATGGTCAGAAAACCCAGTGCAGGCAGTAGAAGAAGTTTTATTAGAGCTAGTACCAATAGATGAAGAAAAGAAAATTGAAACGAGCGTTTGGTGGATTCTTGCATTACGTTCACTTACAAGTGATACAATAAAGGACAAAAAAGATGAAATGACGGACGGTACATATGAATTAGCAAATTCAATGATTGAAATCTTAGCTCTAAAAGGCGTATTATCAGATTCAATGAATGCAGAATTAGAAAAGAGTAGGTTAACGGCATTAATAGAGGGATTGTCAATTCATGCTTTATTAAGACCTGATGTATACTCTCCAGAAAAGGTGAAGGAAGTTATTCGTTATCATTTAGAGACACTCTGCAATAAAATCAATTAA
- a CDS encoding DNA polymerase: MNSISIDIETFSGANLQKSGVYRYAESDDFEILLFGYSVDGGEVQVVDLACGEEIPDEIINALLDDSVTKWAFNAMFERVCLSKWLNLTEYLDPASWKCSMIWSAYMGLPLSLEGVGAVLGLEKQKLTEGKDLIKYFCTPCSPTKSNGGRVRNLPEHDMDKWERFKAYNLRDVEAEMSIQQRFSKFLVPENIWEEYHLDQEINDRGIAIDMTFVKQAVVMDEHSREKLMALMQDITNLENPNSVQQMKDWLADNGLETDTLGKKAVAEMLKTAPEPLGTVLELRQQLAKSSVKKYTAMENAVCNDGRARGMFQFYGANRTGRFSGRLIQLQNLPQNHMPDLEQARALVRSGNFDALTLLYDSIPEVLSELIRTAFIPREGMKFIVADFSAIEARVIAWLAGEKWRIDVFQNGGDIYCASASQMFNVPVEKHGVNGHLRQKGKIAELALGYGGSVGALKSMGALEMGIEEEELQPLVTAWRQSNPNITKLWWDVDRAVKTCVKQKTPTETHGIKFIYQSGMLFIALPSGRRLAYVKPRMGENMFGGESVTYEGVGGTKKWERIESYGPKFVENIVQAISRDILCHAMQTLKNCSIVAHVHDEIIIEADMGTSLSAICEQMAKMPTWANGLLLSADGYECQFYQKD, translated from the coding sequence ATGAACTCTATTTCTATTGACATTGAAACATTTAGTGGCGCCAATCTTCAAAAATCTGGAGTTTACCGTTATGCCGAGAGTGATGACTTTGAAATTCTACTATTTGGCTACTCGGTGGATGGCGGTGAAGTACAGGTGGTTGACCTTGCTTGCGGGGAGGAAATCCCCGATGAAATTATAAACGCACTTTTGGATGATTCCGTTACCAAATGGGCTTTTAATGCAATGTTTGAGCGTGTGTGTCTATCAAAATGGCTTAACCTTACAGAATATCTTGACCCCGCATCCTGGAAATGCTCCATGATATGGTCGGCATATATGGGGTTACCACTTTCTTTGGAGGGAGTTGGGGCGGTTCTAGGTTTGGAGAAACAAAAGCTAACAGAGGGTAAAGACCTCATCAAATATTTCTGTACACCTTGCTCCCCTACTAAATCAAATGGTGGTCGAGTTCGTAATCTGCCAGAACATGACATGGATAAATGGGAGCGGTTTAAAGCCTATAATCTTCGGGATGTGGAAGCTGAGATGTCAATACAACAGAGATTTTCTAAGTTTCTGGTGCCGGAAAATATCTGGGAGGAATATCATCTCGACCAGGAAATCAATGATCGCGGCATTGCCATTGACATGACTTTCGTAAAACAGGCTGTTGTGATGGATGAACATTCCCGTGAAAAGTTAATGGCTTTAATGCAAGATATAACCAATTTAGAGAATCCAAACTCTGTACAACAAATGAAAGACTGGCTTGCCGATAATGGGCTAGAAACAGATACCCTTGGTAAAAAAGCAGTTGCTGAGATGCTAAAGACGGCTCCTGAACCACTAGGAACTGTTTTAGAACTCCGTCAGCAACTTGCAAAATCCTCGGTGAAAAAATACACGGCAATGGAGAATGCGGTATGTAATGATGGTCGGGCAAGAGGAATGTTTCAGTTTTATGGTGCAAACAGAACTGGTAGGTTTTCGGGAAGGCTTATTCAACTGCAAAATCTCCCTCAAAACCATATGCCCGATTTGGAACAGGCTCGTGCTTTAGTTCGTAGCGGAAACTTTGATGCTCTTACCTTACTTTATGATTCAATCCCAGAGGTACTGTCGGAACTTATCCGTACCGCTTTTATACCACGAGAAGGTATGAAGTTCATTGTGGCAGATTTTTCAGCGATTGAGGCTCGTGTCATTGCCTGGCTAGCAGGCGAAAAATGGAGAATAGACGTTTTCCAAAACGGCGGAGACATCTACTGTGCCAGTGCTTCTCAAATGTTTAATGTACCTGTTGAAAAGCATGGTGTGAATGGCCATCTTCGTCAGAAAGGAAAAATTGCTGAACTAGCCCTCGGTTACGGCGGATCTGTTGGAGCATTAAAATCAATGGGTGCTTTGGAGATGGGAATTGAAGAAGAGGAACTTCAGCCTCTTGTAACGGCTTGGAGACAGTCCAATCCCAATATCACAAAACTCTGGTGGGATGTTGACCGGGCAGTAAAAACTTGTGTTAAGCAAAAAACTCCCACAGAGACACACGGCATTAAATTTATCTATCAAAGCGGGATGCTCTTTATTGCTCTTCCTTCTGGTAGACGGCTTGCCTATGTGAAACCTCGTATGGGAGAGAATATGTTTGGCGGTGAGTCAGTTACTTATGAAGGTGTCGGTGGAACGAAGAAATGGGAAAGAATCGAAAGCTACGGTCCCAAATTTGTAGAGAATATTGTTCAAGCAATCAGTCGTGACATCTTGTGTCATGCCATGCAGACATTAAAGAATTGTTCCATTGTGGCTCATGTACACGATGAAATTATCATCGAGGCAGATATGGGGACGTCACTTTCCGCTATCTGTGAACAGATGGCTAAGATGCCAACATGGGCAAATGGCCTGTTGCTTAGTGCTGATGGTTATGAGTGTCAGTTTTATCAAAAAGATTAA
- a CDS encoding DUF2815 family protein has product MNNQNRTKVITSVNTRLSYFHGWEPVSINGGAEKYSVSVLIPKTDKETINAINAAVDAAIEEGLAKFGGKKPNKAAIKLPLRDGDVERDDEAYKGHYFVNANSNTPPQIVDKAVRPILDRNEVYSGCYARVSLNFYAFNSNGNKGVACGLGNIQKIRDGEPLGGRTNAADDFTTIEDDDFLA; this is encoded by the coding sequence ATGAATAATCAAAACAGAACGAAGGTTATTACAAGTGTCAACACCCGTCTCAGCTACTTTCACGGCTGGGAGCCCGTATCCATCAATGGCGGAGCGGAAAAGTACAGCGTATCCGTATTGATTCCCAAAACAGATAAGGAAACCATCAATGCTATCAATGCAGCAGTAGATGCAGCCATTGAAGAGGGCCTTGCAAAGTTTGGTGGTAAAAAGCCGAATAAGGCTGCTATCAAACTGCCACTTCGAGATGGTGATGTAGAACGTGATGACGAGGCTTACAAAGGACATTACTTTGTAAATGCCAACAGCAACACTCCACCCCAAATAGTAGATAAAGCAGTCAGACCTATCTTGGATCGTAACGAGGTTTACAGTGGTTGTTATGCAAGAGTATCCCTGAATTTCTATGCTTTTAACTCTAATGGCAATAAGGGTGTAGCATGTGGACTTGGCAACATCCAGAAGATAAGAGATGGAGAGCCTTTAGGCGGAAGAACCAATGCAGCTGATGACTTCACAACGATTGAAGATGATGATTTTCTAGCATAA
- a CDS encoding DUF2800 domain-containing protein codes for MPPLLTDSEIEEVLSKLSDLTKWANEIMAYATEAAVNHGKEWYGFKVVEGRSVRKYKDEEAVAEAAKANGYKDIYRHSLITLTEMQKLMGKKKFEEILGGLIHKPLGKPTLVPLSDKRPAMNISNVKNEFNEITEES; via the coding sequence TTGCCACCCCTGCTTACGGACTCCGAAATTGAAGAAGTTCTTTCTAAACTGTCCGACCTTACAAAGTGGGCGAATGAAATTATGGCTTATGCCACAGAAGCAGCCGTTAATCACGGTAAAGAGTGGTACGGTTTTAAGGTAGTCGAGGGCAGATCTGTTCGTAAATATAAAGACGAAGAAGCTGTGGCTGAAGCAGCCAAGGCAAACGGTTATAAGGATATCTACCGTCACAGCCTTATTACCTTAACGGAAATGCAGAAACTGATGGGCAAAAAGAAATTTGAAGAAATCCTCGGTGGTCTTATACATAAACCACTAGGTAAGCCAACGCTGGTTCCACTTTCCGATAAGCGGCCAGCTATGAATATATCAAACGTAAAAAATGAATTTAATGAGATAACGGAGGAATCGTAA